The Gloeomargarita sp. SKYB120 genomic interval CCTAGAGTATGCCACAACCCCCCGCGTACAGGCCCTTGCCATTCGCAAAATCCTGGAAGCGGGTGGACAAATCCGCCAGACGCCTGACGGGCAACGCTACATTGTCTTACCTCGGGACGTGCAAGAGCATTTGCGCTAGAAGCGCCGGTTATCGTCACGAGGCCGGGCCTTATTGACGCGCAGTTGCCGCCCCATCCACTCTGCACCGTCTAAAGCGCTGATTGCCTTTTCCTCGTGGTCATCCTCCACCATTTCGACGAAGGCAAATCCCCGCATTCGACCAGTTTGCCGGTCTATCGGTAACGTGACCCGTTTAACTGGCCCGTATTCAGAAAAAACTTCCCTCAGGTCCTGCTCAGTGGCCTTGAAGGACAAATTACCGACGTAAATAGTCATAACCCAAACCCAAATCAACAATCCATTGCCGCAATGGAGTCAGCAAAGCCAAATCCAGGGGGCAGATGGCGGAACCAAGTTCATCATAACCGGTCCTGTCAAGTCTGTCAGGGGGGCTTGCTTCATGTTTCTTTACGACTTAGGGTCAAGGGTAATGCTTGTTAAGATAGGGGCAGGATGCGCCGGTGCGCTAGCCATGTCCGATACGGTTCCCATTCCCCTGTACCCCCAAAGTACGCTGTTGCATCAATGTCAGGCCGGCCAAGACTTTGACCGAGTGTACGGCACGACGGATTTACTGCCGAAGGTGGTAAATTTTTATAGCCGGTGCTT includes:
- a CDS encoding RNA-binding protein — translated: MTIYVGNLSFKATEQDLREVFSEYGPVKRVTLPIDRQTGRMRGFAFVEMVEDDHEEKAISALDGAEWMGRQLRVNKARPRDDNRRF